Within the Terriglobia bacterium genome, the region GCTGCGTCCGGGCGCCATCGAGCCCAACCAGCACATTAGCGACGGAGATGCCCGGGCCTTGACCGCTTTCCTCATGAGCTTGAAATCCAGCGGAAAGCAGGTGGCGAAGAAATGAGACAGACAGCCATCTTGATGATGCTCACGCTCGGACTGGCGGGCTGCTCGCAGCAGCCGGCAAAGAACGCCGGTCCGCAAGCGAAAGCCTTCGGCACGGCCATCGTGGTCTCGAGCGGCGACAAGCAGGTCGCGGCCAGCGGCATGGCGCTCGACCAGGCCGTGGTCGTGCAAGTGAACGACGCGCAGGGAAGCGCCGTTGCGGGTGCAGCGGTCACATTGGCCGGCCCGTCGGGCGCGAGCTTTCAGCCAGCGTCGGGACTCACCGACGCCAGCGGGCAGTTCACTGCGGCGATCTCTCTGGGAAGTTCCGGGCGCTACCAATTGACTGCCAGCACACCGGACAAGAGCGGCAAAGCGGTGTCAGTCAACATAACGGCAGTTTCGCTGGGCTACGAGCAGACGCTGGGGCGGCAGCTCAGCACGCAGTACTGCACCCGCTGCCACGATCCCGAGTCCACGCCCGAGCGGGTGTCGAATTTCGACAACCTCGACCCCAAGCCGCACGCCTTCACCGAGGGCGAGACGCTCAACAAGCTCGCGGACACCGACCTGACGGCGATCATCGGTCACGGCGGCCCGGCGCTGAGCAAGTCGCCCAGCATGCCGCCATACGGATACACGCTTTCCAGCGCCGAGATCCGCGCGCTGGTGGCGTACATACGCGCGGTCCAGGACCCTCCCTATCGCACACCCGGGGTGGTGTATGCGCAGAAGTAGTGCCATGGCCGGCCTGGCAGTCGTCCTGCTTGCGGCGATCGCAGCCGGCCAGGTGACCTCCCCCATGGACATCAACGAGCCGGGCCCGCAAGTCCTCCAGTCGAAGTACATGGCGCAGCTGCAGAAGCTCGCCACCAGCGTGCGCCTGCAAAAGTACCCGTACGCCTTCTATTTCAGCCGCAAGCTGGACATCGACGAAGCGCAGCAGAAGACGCTGGCGCAATCCGGGATCCGCTTCGAGAGGTTCGACGACAAGATGGTGCTGGCGGTGACGGGCAATTACTACGCCTCGTATTCCGCGGAACTGGTGGACCGTTCGCACCGCGTCCGGCAGACCTTCAACGACGTGATCCTGCCCATCCTGCGCGCGGCGGTCGGCGCGTTCGGGAGCGACGAGCCGTTCCGCACCTACGGCTTCGAGATCTCGCATCACGTGCGCACGAAGGTGCTGGGGGTGAGCACGGAAGCGGCGGAAAACGTAGTCATCCTGCTGCCGCGGGAGGTGGCGCACAAGCTGGTTGCGGCCACCACGCCGGAGCAGCAGCAAGCCGCGGTGCTCGATGCCGAGGTGTACCTGGGCAGCAAGCCGATGGTGCTGTGGCTGACCGGCGACGAGCCGCAGGTGGCGCCCAAAGGCATGGAGCGCAGCGCCCGCAAGCAAAAATCGGCGGGCACCGGGGCGACGACGCAGTCACCCGTTGGCTTCGACCTGACCACGTCCGACACGCCGCTGGTCTCGCAACGGCTGGTCAGCGCGCCGGCAGC harbors:
- a CDS encoding Ig-like domain-containing protein — its product is MRQTAILMMLTLGLAGCSQQPAKNAGPQAKAFGTAIVVSSGDKQVAASGMALDQAVVVQVNDAQGSAVAGAAVTLAGPSGASFQPASGLTDASGQFTAAISLGSSGRYQLTASTPDKSGKAVSVNITAVSLGYEQTLGRQLSTQYCTRCHDPESTPERVSNFDNLDPKPHAFTEGETLNKLADTDLTAIIGHGGPALSKSPSMPPYGYTLSSAEIRALVAYIRAVQDPPYRTPGVVYAQK